One Dokdonia sp. Dokd-P16 genomic window carries:
- a CDS encoding O-antigen polymerase gives MLGKLILILAYIVISTFLFATFATEIEVWASFFVSNLVLFVLFWWHLYKEKEYSPFISVYIVFNFLFFIIAPILQLRVIGIKNADFITNLPYTSSGIIYANVLVVIFTMFFFGAYTLFKKTRKTRVVKHTIESNTRLPLVLIGLLGISLFVFIASYGFVISEISRAGQTSFSVGTTALLLWKKLLFVVPLGGIILSVQYYKNVKSSSKNVLAIALVLMLFVILLLWFKNPLVEKRNALGPIYISIIYLFIPRIFNSNVKTTFFMFFTMIIVFPLSAIITHARSSLREVFIQPRLLLDEFEGEGIGEVFNTLHYDAFINIVATIDYVKYEGFSHGYQLLGAFLFFVPRKIWPDKPTTTGQLVGEHLIDNYGFNFSNLSNPMVSEGYINFGVVGVILLAIALAYTIVYLLTWLQSSILIKRMMAFYFAIHLVFFLRGDFANGFSYYVGILVGVMGIAKILDYFIKQGIINQQQWKQSRIKKA, from the coding sequence ATGTTAGGTAAACTTATTTTAATACTCGCTTATATAGTAATAAGTACATTTCTATTTGCAACTTTTGCAACAGAGATAGAGGTGTGGGCTTCTTTTTTTGTGAGTAACCTAGTTCTATTTGTACTTTTTTGGTGGCATTTATATAAAGAGAAGGAGTACTCTCCTTTTATATCTGTGTATATTGTTTTTAACTTTTTATTTTTCATAATAGCACCCATACTGCAATTACGGGTGATAGGTATTAAGAATGCAGATTTTATAACAAATCTCCCTTATACATCAAGTGGTATTATTTATGCAAATGTGCTTGTAGTTATTTTTACTATGTTCTTTTTTGGGGCCTATACCTTGTTTAAAAAAACTAGAAAAACTAGAGTCGTAAAACATACTATAGAAAGTAATACAAGATTGCCCTTGGTATTAATAGGGTTGTTAGGGATATCATTGTTCGTTTTTATAGCAAGTTATGGTTTTGTGATAAGTGAGATTTCAAGAGCAGGGCAGACATCATTTTCTGTTGGTACTACGGCATTGCTATTATGGAAAAAACTGCTATTTGTAGTTCCGTTAGGAGGAATTATTCTTTCAGTACAATATTATAAGAATGTAAAAAGCTCTTCAAAAAATGTGTTGGCAATAGCATTAGTACTTATGCTCTTTGTAATACTATTGTTATGGTTTAAAAATCCATTAGTAGAAAAGCGAAATGCTTTAGGACCTATCTATATATCAATTATTTACCTATTTATACCTAGAATATTTAATAGTAATGTGAAGACTACATTTTTTATGTTTTTCACCATGATTATTGTATTTCCATTGTCTGCAATAATTACGCATGCGAGGTCATCTTTACGTGAGGTTTTTATACAACCACGATTACTTCTTGATGAGTTTGAAGGAGAGGGCATAGGTGAGGTATTTAATACACTTCATTACGATGCCTTTATAAACATTGTAGCGACTATAGATTATGTAAAATACGAGGGCTTCTCACATGGATATCAACTATTAGGGGCTTTTCTCTTTTTTGTTCCACGCAAAATATGGCCAGATAAGCCTACAACTACAGGGCAACTTGTAGGAGAGCATCTTATAGATAATTATGGCTTTAATTTTAGTAATCTATCTAATCCCATGGTTTCAGAGGGTTATATTAACTTTGGAGTAGTGGGAGTAATACTACTAGCAATAGCATTAGCGTACACAATTGTTTACTTGCTTACTTGGTTGCAAAGTAGTATTTTAATAAAAAGGATGATGGCTTTTTATTTTGCTATTCACCTTGTGTTTTTCCTTAGAGGGGATTTTGCAAATGGATTCTCGTATTATGTAGGCATCCTTGTCGGAGTTATGGGTATTGCTAAAATATTAGATTATTTTATCAAACAAGGAATAATCAATCAGCAACAATGGAAGCAAAGTCGCATCAAGAAAGCTTAA
- a CDS encoding glycosyltransferase, with the protein MEHRLTILQTVLPDYRGRFFEHIRDSLGSRFELYGGSYYFESSVKTDNTIIHHSVTNFYLLGGKFLWQRGIKHLVQEEGLLVLEMNPRIISNWYLLLRRKWSKKETVLWGHAWPRNGKESKSDLLRQQMRKLANSIVVYTKQQQQELQFKMPKKLIYAAPNALINKNEMVPVSENPRNLIYVGRLTKAKKVLFLVKAFSAIIEYLPEDTNLLIVGEGEEKDEISGYIKVQRLESRVQLLGHIYDQHMLKGLYASSIMSVSPGYVGLSITQSFGFGVPMLISNGEPHSPEIEAAIEDENSLFYDSDDINSFRESVLSIFSSRDEWIKRRSRISKSCAKHYAVEAMAQVFINLVAKDVR; encoded by the coding sequence ATGGAGCATAGACTTACTATTCTCCAAACGGTTCTGCCGGACTATAGAGGTCGGTTCTTTGAGCATATTAGAGATTCTTTAGGTTCTCGCTTTGAATTGTATGGAGGGAGTTACTATTTTGAATCATCTGTTAAGACGGACAATACAATTATACATCACTCTGTCACCAACTTTTATTTACTAGGAGGTAAGTTTCTTTGGCAACGAGGCATAAAACATCTCGTACAAGAAGAGGGTTTACTCGTGTTAGAGATGAACCCGCGTATTATATCAAATTGGTATTTACTTTTGAGAAGAAAATGGTCAAAAAAGGAGACGGTATTATGGGGACATGCTTGGCCTCGTAACGGTAAAGAATCTAAGAGTGATTTATTACGGCAGCAAATGCGTAAGCTTGCAAATAGTATAGTGGTTTATACAAAACAGCAGCAGCAAGAGCTGCAATTTAAAATGCCTAAAAAGTTAATCTACGCAGCACCGAACGCCTTGATTAATAAAAACGAGATGGTTCCAGTATCTGAAAATCCTCGTAATCTTATTTATGTAGGGAGGCTCACTAAGGCTAAAAAGGTGCTGTTTCTTGTAAAAGCGTTCAGCGCCATTATCGAGTACCTTCCTGAGGACACAAATCTGTTAATCGTGGGGGAAGGTGAGGAAAAAGATGAAATAAGTGGTTATATAAAAGTACAACGGCTAGAATCTCGAGTACAGTTGCTTGGACATATTTATGATCAACACATGTTAAAGGGCTTATATGCTAGCAGTATTATGAGCGTTTCGCCTGGCTATGTAGGTTTATCCATTACTCAAAGTTTTGGGTTTGGTGTACCTATGTTGATTTCTAATGGAGAACCCCATTCTCCAGAAATAGAGGCAGCTATTGAAGATGAAAATTCATTATTTTATGATAGTGACGACATCAATTCCTTTCGCGAAAGCGTACTAAGCATATTCTCAAGCCGAGATGAGTGGATAAAAAGACGTTCAAGAATATCAAAATCTTGTGCAAAGCATTATGCAGTAGAAGCGATGGCTCAGGTTTTTATTAACTTAGTAGCAAAGGATGTTAGGTAA
- a CDS encoding oligosaccharide flippase family protein, whose translation MNIIKSILQSTAGRTIAGNYVSLLFIQAANILLPLLLLPYLVRTLGTEKYGLILLAQAFCTILYVFVEFGFNLSATRRISIAKDNANQKAAIFSAVMGVKFLLVIVVAIVYTAIIFMFPRFQLEWEVYALSYGVVIGQALFPDWFFQGIEKMQFIAILNVLAKVIFTALIFFFVISVQDYTLVPLYTSIGYIIAGLISFIISLKYVKIKKPSKVLMKELMIESKSIFVSNIAARLFNSANIFIVGIVAGDSIAGIYGSFEKIFIASKSFFGPLMQAIFPWLSKQDAVKQRSNIVKLTPIMLLLAAIYTVTVLLFGDVILDFLFNDSAINDYVLAFKILSVGTVFAAANMVMLSLYFPAVGDYITRMNILFVGGVFNVIFAFILVSFWPIYGIVIAVITTEFLLAALAWFYFNKRKNIEVHGA comes from the coding sequence GTGAATATAATAAAGTCTATATTGCAAAGTACCGCAGGTAGAACTATTGCTGGAAATTATGTTTCACTACTATTTATCCAAGCGGCAAATATTTTACTACCTCTGTTATTATTACCATACCTAGTAAGAACTCTAGGTACAGAAAAGTATGGACTTATATTACTTGCTCAGGCATTTTGTACCATTTTGTATGTTTTTGTTGAGTTTGGTTTTAACCTAAGTGCCACACGAAGAATATCAATAGCAAAAGATAATGCAAATCAAAAGGCCGCTATATTTTCGGCTGTGATGGGTGTTAAGTTTTTGCTAGTAATTGTAGTTGCCATAGTATATACAGCTATAATTTTCATGTTTCCTAGATTTCAATTAGAGTGGGAGGTATATGCGCTTAGTTACGGTGTAGTAATTGGTCAAGCCTTATTTCCAGACTGGTTTTTTCAGGGAATAGAGAAAATGCAATTTATAGCCATTCTCAATGTGCTAGCTAAGGTCATTTTTACGGCACTAATCTTCTTTTTTGTCATATCTGTACAAGATTATACACTTGTACCTTTATATACGAGTATAGGGTATATAATAGCAGGGCTTATAAGTTTTATCATTAGTCTTAAGTATGTCAAGATTAAAAAGCCATCAAAAGTCCTTATGAAGGAACTTATGATAGAGAGCAAAAGTATTTTTGTTTCAAATATTGCTGCTAGACTTTTCAATTCGGCAAATATTTTTATCGTAGGTATTGTTGCGGGTGATAGTATTGCGGGAATTTATGGAAGTTTTGAAAAAATTTTTATTGCCTCAAAAAGTTTTTTTGGTCCTCTCATGCAGGCAATATTCCCTTGGTTATCAAAACAGGATGCTGTTAAGCAACGCTCTAATATTGTTAAACTTACTCCTATTATGTTACTCCTTGCTGCAATCTATACAGTAACTGTATTATTATTTGGTGACGTTATTTTGGACTTCTTATTTAATGATTCAGCCATTAACGATTATGTTTTGGCATTTAAAATACTGTCTGTAGGAACTGTTTTTGCAGCAGCAAATATGGTGATGCTCTCTTTATACTTTCCAGCTGTAGGTGATTATATCACTAGGATGAACATTCTTTTTGTAGGAGGTGTCTTTAACGTGATTTTCGCTTTTATATTGGTTTCATTTTGGCCTATATACGGTATTGTAATCGCAGTAATTACTACGGAGTTTTTGCTAGCTGCTCTTGCCTGGTTCTACTTTAATAAACGCAAAAATATTGAAGTTCATGGAGCATAG
- a CDS encoding class I SAM-dependent methyltransferase codes for MNLKIWTPRYAKNRISLYIYEQFNKDKPWIAPTAIQWLDEHLNKNMMGVEFGSGRSTVWYAKRLKSLISIEDHQDWFKQVNDDLKNSDIDNISYLFKPSIMDSEGNIPYIELMDSIEESSVDIIVVDGKHRDTLALKAIDKLASGGYLLLDDAERYIPLKTHAPYNYLNQQSEQLPTWKEFSNVTKQWKQLQFSSGVSDTVILIKP; via the coding sequence ATGAATCTTAAAATATGGACACCTAGGTACGCCAAAAATAGGATTAGCTTATACATATATGAGCAATTTAATAAAGATAAACCTTGGATTGCTCCTACTGCAATTCAATGGCTAGACGAGCATCTTAATAAAAATATGATGGGTGTAGAGTTTGGGTCCGGCAGAAGTACTGTATGGTATGCTAAGCGACTTAAATCATTGATAAGCATAGAGGATCATCAGGATTGGTTTAAACAGGTTAATGATGATTTGAAAAATTCTGATATTGATAATATTTCATATTTGTTTAAGCCTAGCATTATGGACTCCGAAGGTAATATACCATACATAGAATTGATGGACAGCATTGAGGAAAGTAGCGTTGATATTATCGTTGTTGATGGAAAGCATAGAGATACCTTAGCTTTAAAAGCTATTGATAAATTAGCTTCTGGAGGATATCTTTTATTAGATGATGCAGAGCGTTACATACCTCTTAAGACTCACGCACCTTATAATTATTTAAACCAGCAATCAGAACAATTACCAACTTGGAAAGAATTTTCAAATGTCACTAAGCAGTGGAAACAATTACAATTTTCTAGTGGAGTTTCTGATACAGTGATTCTTATAAAACCTTAA
- a CDS encoding GDP-L-fucose synthase family protein, translating into MPKNARIFVAGHRGLVGSAIVNTLKAKGYADIITRTHKELDLTDTVATQLFFEQEKPEYVFLAAAKVGGIIANNTYRADFLYVNLMIQNNVIHQSYVHGVKKLLFLGSTCIYPKNAPQPMPEDALLTGALEYTNEPYAIAKIAGIKLCESYNLQYGTDFISVMPTNLYGFNDNFDLEKSHVLPALIRKIHLAKLLSEGKNDEVCKDLDVSAFAKAQPILEKFGVTAESVEIWGTGTPRREFLWSQDMADACVHILENTSFDDVKGSTTEVRNTHINIGTGEDISIKELATLIKETIGFTGALIFDSSKPDGTPRKLTDVTKLNSLGWKHTVALEDGVNRLYNWYLKNK; encoded by the coding sequence ATACCTAAAAACGCTAGAATATTTGTTGCTGGACATCGCGGCCTGGTGGGAAGCGCGATTGTAAACACGCTTAAAGCAAAAGGTTATGCGGACATAATCACGCGAACTCACAAGGAGCTTGATTTAACAGATACTGTTGCAACCCAACTCTTCTTTGAACAAGAAAAGCCTGAATATGTTTTTCTTGCAGCCGCAAAAGTGGGTGGGATTATAGCAAATAATACGTATCGAGCAGATTTTCTGTACGTGAATCTCATGATTCAAAATAATGTAATTCATCAGAGTTATGTACACGGAGTTAAGAAGTTGTTATTTTTAGGAAGTACCTGTATTTACCCTAAAAATGCACCGCAACCTATGCCAGAGGATGCTCTGCTCACAGGCGCTTTAGAATACACAAATGAGCCGTATGCTATTGCAAAAATAGCAGGTATTAAACTCTGCGAGAGTTATAATCTGCAATATGGAACAGATTTCATTTCGGTGATGCCTACTAATCTATATGGATTTAATGACAACTTCGACTTAGAGAAATCTCACGTGCTACCAGCACTAATAAGAAAGATTCACCTTGCAAAACTACTCTCTGAAGGAAAGAACGATGAGGTTTGTAAGGATCTAGATGTTTCCGCTTTCGCGAAAGCGCAACCTATACTAGAAAAGTTTGGTGTTACAGCTGAAAGTGTTGAGATATGGGGAACAGGAACGCCTAGAAGAGAATTTTTATGGAGTCAAGACATGGCAGATGCTTGTGTACATATCTTAGAGAACACAAGTTTTGATGACGTAAAAGGAAGCACCACCGAAGTAAGGAATACACACATCAACATAGGCACAGGAGAGGATATCTCTATAAAAGAGCTAGCTACCCTCATCAAAGAAACGATAGGTTTTACAGGAGCGTTAATTTTTGATAGTTCAAAACCAGATGGAACTCCGCGCAAACTTACAGACGTAACAAAACTCAATAGCTTAGGATGGAAACATACGGTAGCGCTTGAGGATGGAGTTAATAGATTATATAATTGGTATCTTAAAAATAAATAG
- the gmd gene encoding GDP-mannose 4,6-dehydratase: protein MSNKVALITGVTGQDGAYLSEFLLKKGYEVHGIKRRSSLFNTDRIDHLYEDPHIDNQRFFLHYGDLTDSTNLFRIIQEVQPDEIYNLGAMSHVQVSFEMPEYTANVDGLGALRLLEAVRALGLEKKTRIYQASTSELYGKVQEVPQSETTPFYPRSPYAVAKLYAYWSTVNHREAYNMFACNGILFNHESPVRGETFVTRKITRATSKIALGLQDKMYLGNLDAKRDWGHAKDYVRMMWMILQADEPEDWVIATGETTTVRDFIKMSFAHIGVTLSFEGEGIDEKGIVIASENVDYPVKIGQVVVEVDPKYFRPTEVELLIGDASKAYNKLGWKPEYQLQGLVDDMMQSDLRLMKKDSYLKEGGYKTMNYFE from the coding sequence ATGAGTAATAAAGTAGCATTAATAACCGGTGTGACTGGTCAAGATGGAGCGTACTTAAGTGAGTTTTTACTTAAGAAGGGCTATGAAGTACACGGTATTAAACGTAGATCATCTTTATTTAATACAGATAGGATAGATCACCTTTATGAAGATCCGCATATTGATAATCAGCGATTTTTTCTTCATTATGGAGATCTTACGGACAGCACAAATCTATTTAGAATCATACAAGAAGTACAGCCAGATGAGATTTATAATCTAGGGGCAATGAGTCATGTACAAGTTTCCTTTGAGATGCCAGAATATACAGCAAATGTAGACGGATTGGGAGCACTAAGACTCCTTGAGGCAGTGAGAGCTCTAGGTCTTGAAAAAAAGACACGTATTTATCAAGCAAGTACATCAGAGTTATATGGGAAGGTACAAGAAGTACCACAATCTGAAACCACACCTTTTTATCCACGAAGTCCCTATGCAGTAGCAAAACTATATGCATACTGGTCTACCGTAAACCATCGTGAAGCTTACAATATGTTTGCGTGTAACGGTATTTTATTTAATCACGAGTCTCCAGTAAGAGGAGAAACTTTTGTGACTAGAAAGATTACTAGAGCTACATCAAAAATTGCTTTAGGCTTACAAGATAAAATGTATCTAGGAAATCTAGACGCAAAGCGTGACTGGGGTCATGCTAAGGATTATGTGAGAATGATGTGGATGATCTTGCAGGCAGATGAGCCAGAAGATTGGGTAATCGCCACTGGAGAGACTACGACGGTGCGTGATTTTATAAAAATGTCATTTGCTCATATAGGTGTTACCTTGTCATTTGAAGGTGAAGGAATAGATGAAAAAGGGATTGTTATTGCATCAGAAAATGTAGATTATCCTGTAAAAATAGGGCAGGTAGTTGTTGAGGTGGATCCTAAGTATTTTAGACCTACAGAGGTAGAACTTTTAATAGGAGATGCTTCAAAAGCTTATAACAAACTTGGCTGGAAGCCAGAATATCAACTTCAAGGACTAGTAGATGATATGATGCAAAGTGACCTAAGGTTAATGAAAAAAGACAGCTACCTTAAAGAGGGCGGATATAAAACGATGAATTATTTTGAGTAA
- a CDS encoding DUF6909 family protein, which translates to MSTNKTQGRTRAQESSSAIERMYITMRHLFNRGFYKPMGVSGETLRESLLILRPEIYGTIAEEKVELDGLLYVIDRLPEGIEQCRFINLTSDEGYKNSHFEPIIPAKRRRNCYRIDEEQMNIEITRGRSEIYDILTHVTFLFIESHKIMKRVLINDEGAVIRDWEKLEKAVLNNEELDQNSWEIATTHTANILGRTFAEVRAIAPLFNTRSNNKRFFELIYWLGKLAIAEVLKEEKRTVTFSPVLRERLGHHIHGEIWANDIKATLKKNNLLGRPLHIISANMHSVMNTLYAPLALKSELKKKSKLEVYEMLSNSGNGALRAKVEKVALQNGMIYLPDDSGTNINVQIFDMCKLPVAENDFCSNDLKKEQQPVIIVMDYAFGEQAYETMEELLKPYEEGEEKTYLDVDSVSIMGKAGILEGGKGDLMIPSAHLFEGTADNYPFENELTKEDFEGHGLEVFEGAMVSVLGTSLQNRDILKFFHDSTWSVIGLEMEGAHYQKAIQAAAKLRKSIQEDVKVRYAYYASDNPLETGSTLASGGLGTTGVKPTYLITEKILHQLFTTNK; encoded by the coding sequence ATGAGCACAAACAAAACACAAGGCCGTACAAGAGCCCAAGAGAGCAGCAGCGCTATAGAACGCATGTATATTACAATGCGTCACCTTTTTAACAGAGGATTTTATAAACCTATGGGAGTCTCTGGTGAGACACTTAGAGAGTCACTTCTTATACTAAGACCAGAAATTTACGGTACCATTGCCGAAGAAAAAGTAGAGCTTGATGGTCTTCTTTACGTTATTGATAGACTTCCAGAAGGAATAGAGCAATGCAGATTCATAAACTTAACAAGTGATGAAGGCTACAAAAATAGCCACTTTGAACCTATTATTCCAGCAAAGCGTCGTCGCAATTGCTACCGCATAGATGAAGAACAAATGAACATCGAGATCACGCGTGGTCGTTCTGAAATTTATGATATTCTTACACACGTGACCTTCCTATTTATTGAGTCTCATAAGATTATGAAGCGTGTCCTCATAAATGATGAAGGCGCAGTAATACGTGATTGGGAAAAGCTAGAAAAAGCAGTATTAAACAACGAAGAGCTAGATCAAAATAGCTGGGAGATTGCAACTACGCATACTGCAAATATCTTAGGACGCACCTTTGCCGAAGTTCGCGCAATTGCACCTCTTTTTAATACACGTTCTAACAATAAGCGCTTCTTTGAGCTTATTTACTGGTTAGGTAAACTTGCCATAGCAGAAGTACTTAAAGAGGAGAAACGCACAGTTACCTTTAGTCCTGTTTTAAGAGAACGATTAGGTCATCACATACACGGTGAGATCTGGGCAAATGATATTAAAGCGACTCTAAAGAAAAATAATCTTTTAGGTAGACCTCTTCATATTATTAGTGCAAATATGCACTCTGTTATGAACACTTTATATGCACCACTTGCACTCAAGTCTGAACTTAAGAAAAAGTCTAAACTGGAGGTGTATGAAATGCTTAGTAATAGTGGCAACGGAGCTCTACGAGCTAAAGTGGAGAAAGTCGCATTACAGAACGGAATGATATACCTACCAGATGATAGTGGTACTAATATCAATGTTCAGATTTTTGATATGTGTAAGCTACCAGTAGCCGAAAATGATTTCTGTAGCAATGATTTAAAAAAGGAGCAGCAGCCTGTTATTATAGTAATGGACTACGCTTTTGGAGAGCAAGCTTATGAAACGATGGAAGAGCTTCTCAAACCCTATGAAGAAGGAGAAGAGAAAACATACTTAGATGTAGATTCTGTGTCTATTATGGGTAAAGCGGGTATTCTAGAAGGTGGAAAGGGAGATCTTATGATTCCAAGTGCACACCTTTTTGAAGGAACAGCAGATAATTATCCTTTTGAGAACGAACTTACAAAAGAAGATTTTGAAGGACACGGATTAGAAGTGTTTGAAGGAGCTATGGTTTCTGTATTAGGAACATCACTACAAAATAGAGATATCCTTAAATTCTTCCATGACAGTACTTGGAGTGTGATAGGTCTAGAAATGGAAGGAGCACATTATCAAAAGGCAATACAAGCTGCCGCAAAACTTCGTAAGAGTATTCAAGAGGATGTAAAAGTACGATATGCATACTATGCTAGTGATAACCCACTAGAAACGGGTAGCACACTTGCTTCTGGAGGACTAGGAACTACAGGGGTAAAGCCTACATACCTAATTACTGAAAAGATATTACACCAACTGTTCACTACTAATAAGTAG
- a CDS encoding GH3 auxin-responsive promoter family protein, whose amino-acid sequence MSIKSFGAKIFASYIQRSIKKWADNPIETQHKVFESLIGAAQYTAFGNDHRFDTIKSHADFVKQVPIRDYEDLRYYVDKMVAGEPDILWPGKPLYFAKTSGTTSGVKYIPLTKDSMKTHPNSARNAILSYIAETGNTDFVDGKMIFLQGSPEMTEKNGIKLGRLSGIVAHYVPNYLQKNRLPSLETNCIDDWEQKVDAIVAETIDQDMTLIGGIPPWVQMYYERLIQKSGKTVGELFKNYQLFVYGGVNYEPYRRKLEDLIGRSVDSIELYPASEGFFAFQDTQTEKGMLLQLDNGIFYEFVKADEFFNENPTRITLKDVALDVNYVMIISTTAGLWAYNIGDTVIFTSLKPYRIMVSGRIKHFISAFGEHVIGKEVEQAMLEASAGTDIKVTEFTVAPQVAPQDGLPYHEWFIEFENEGSGDLHAFAKALDSSLQAQNSYYLDLITGKVLQPLKITKVVKDGFNNYMKSQGKLGGQNKIPRLSNDRKIADLLQSK is encoded by the coding sequence ATGTCGATAAAGTCTTTTGGAGCAAAAATTTTTGCGTCGTACATACAGCGAAGTATAAAAAAATGGGCAGACAACCCTATTGAGACTCAGCACAAAGTTTTTGAGAGTCTTATAGGTGCTGCTCAGTATACAGCTTTTGGTAATGATCACCGTTTTGACACGATAAAGTCACATGCAGATTTTGTAAAGCAAGTTCCCATAAGAGATTATGAAGACTTGCGCTACTATGTGGATAAAATGGTCGCTGGAGAACCAGATATACTCTGGCCAGGAAAACCTCTTTATTTTGCAAAAACTTCTGGAACTACTTCTGGAGTAAAGTACATTCCGCTTACTAAGGACAGCATGAAAACGCACCCTAATAGTGCGCGTAATGCAATTCTTTCTTACATCGCAGAGACAGGAAATACTGACTTTGTAGATGGTAAGATGATATTTTTACAAGGAAGCCCAGAGATGACCGAAAAGAATGGCATCAAACTAGGCCGCCTTTCTGGTATTGTCGCACACTATGTGCCTAATTACCTACAGAAGAATAGGCTTCCTAGTCTTGAGACTAATTGTATAGACGACTGGGAGCAAAAGGTAGATGCGATTGTAGCTGAAACGATAGACCAAGATATGACGCTTATAGGAGGGATTCCTCCGTGGGTACAGATGTATTATGAGCGCCTTATCCAGAAGAGTGGTAAAACGGTGGGAGAGCTCTTTAAAAACTATCAGTTGTTTGTATATGGAGGTGTGAATTATGAACCTTACCGCCGCAAGCTAGAAGATCTTATAGGTAGAAGTGTAGACAGCATTGAGTTATATCCAGCGAGTGAAGGATTTTTTGCTTTTCAAGATACGCAAACAGAGAAAGGAATGCTGTTGCAACTAGACAACGGTATCTTTTATGAGTTTGTAAAAGCAGATGAGTTTTTTAACGAGAATCCTACGAGAATAACGCTTAAGGATGTAGCGCTTGACGTAAATTATGTGATGATTATCTCTACCACAGCAGGTTTATGGGCTTATAACATAGGAGATACCGTGATATTTACGAGTCTCAAACCATATCGTATTATGGTTTCTGGGAGAATTAAGCATTTTATTTCGGCTTTTGGAGAGCATGTCATAGGTAAGGAAGTTGAGCAAGCCATGCTTGAAGCCTCAGCCGGAACAGATATTAAAGTGACAGAGTTTACCGTAGCGCCTCAAGTTGCACCTCAAGATGGGTTGCCTTATCATGAGTGGTTTATAGAATTTGAAAATGAGGGTAGTGGTGATTTGCACGCTTTCGCGAAAGCGTTAGATTCCTCACTACAAGCTCAAAATTCATACTACCTTGACTTAATCACAGGAAAGGTACTCCAGCCATTGAAAATCACGAAGGTGGTAAAAGATGGCTTTAATAATTACATGAAATCACAAGGAAAGTTAGGTGGTCAAAATAAAATTCCACGTCTTTCAAACGATCGAAAGATTGCCGATCTATTGCAATCAAAATAG
- a CDS encoding M23 family metallopeptidase gives MAEKKEKKKKIAKKLLHKYRLVILNEDTFEERISFKLTRLNVFILVGISAIILIALTTLLIAFTPLREYIPGYSSTKLKRNATLLVAKTDSIENAIRVNEQYYSSIRRVLSGDVEELEFDRDSIRDAVFNDEEIYVLPSREDSLLRQTVEQEDKYNVFDKAIEDTDFSLFPPVKGTISSAYNASQKHFAVDIVTVKDAPVKAAADGTVIFAEWTAETGHVLIINHGKNLITVYKHNASLNKSQGALVQAGEVIATVGNTGDYSTGPHLHFELWSNGYPINPTNFIDFN, from the coding sequence ATGGCAGAAAAAAAAGAGAAGAAAAAAAAGATTGCAAAAAAGCTACTGCACAAGTATCGCTTAGTTATTCTCAATGAAGATACTTTTGAGGAGCGTATTTCTTTTAAACTCACACGACTCAATGTGTTTATTTTAGTAGGTATATCTGCTATTATTCTTATTGCACTTACTACATTACTTATTGCATTTACACCATTAAGGGAATATATTCCTGGTTACTCAAGCACAAAACTCAAGCGCAATGCGACGCTACTCGTTGCAAAAACAGATTCTATAGAAAATGCAATTAGAGTAAATGAGCAATACTACTCTTCCATACGTAGAGTATTGAGTGGTGATGTAGAGGAGCTAGAATTTGATAGAGATTCTATACGCGATGCTGTTTTTAATGATGAAGAAATCTATGTGCTTCCTAGTAGAGAAGACAGTTTATTGAGACAAACTGTAGAGCAGGAAGACAAGTACAATGTCTTTGATAAAGCTATTGAGGATACAGATTTCTCACTGTTTCCTCCAGTAAAAGGAACCATATCATCTGCATATAATGCTAGTCAAAAACACTTTGCAGTAGATATTGTAACGGTAAAAGATGCTCCTGTAAAAGCAGCAGCAGATGGAACTGTGATTTTTGCCGAGTGGACAGCAGAGACAGGTCATGTACTCATAATAAATCATGGTAAGAACCTTATTACCGTATATAAACACAATGCTTCTCTCAATAAGTCACAAGGAGCGTTAGTACAAGCAGGAGAAGTTATTGCCACGGTGGGTAATACAGGTGACTATAGTACTGGACCGCACTTACATTTTGAGTTGTGGAGTAATGGTTACCCTATAAATCCGACTAATTTTATAGATTTTAACTAA